From the Paludisphaera mucosa genome, one window contains:
- a CDS encoding 2-keto-4-pentenoate hydratase translates to MSVDPQGLARRMLADFDARTPGRLFAEPIDLTSGQAYALQAEVARLREARGERVVGYKLGCTSPAVQKQLGIDEPIFARLFDTDRHDSETRLSHASYANLAVEGELAVRLAADLPPTIPAGEGCLDAIESTFPVIELHHYVLRSPKPCVHELIATNGMHAGFVLAEGSSGGPRARVRNLTVALNDEIFGRSDSPWTMADPIASLRWLAARLGEHGLGLSRGQVILTGSPLPLYPVGPGDRVVVEAPPLARCRVSVDS, encoded by the coding sequence ATGTCGGTTGATCCCCAGGGACTGGCTCGGCGCATGCTGGCGGATTTCGACGCCAGGACGCCGGGCCGACTCTTCGCCGAGCCGATCGACCTGACCTCCGGCCAGGCTTACGCCCTTCAGGCCGAGGTCGCACGGCTTCGCGAGGCGCGCGGGGAGCGGGTGGTCGGCTACAAGCTCGGCTGCACGAGCCCGGCCGTGCAGAAGCAACTGGGGATCGACGAGCCGATTTTCGCGCGCCTCTTCGACACGGATCGTCACGACTCGGAAACGCGGCTGTCTCACGCCTCCTACGCCAACCTGGCCGTCGAAGGCGAGCTCGCCGTCCGCCTGGCCGCGGACTTGCCCCCCACGATACCCGCCGGCGAAGGATGCCTGGATGCGATCGAGTCGACCTTCCCGGTCATCGAACTGCACCATTACGTGCTCCGGAGCCCGAAGCCCTGCGTGCACGAATTGATCGCAACCAACGGCATGCACGCCGGGTTCGTGCTGGCCGAGGGATCGAGCGGCGGGCCGCGGGCCCGGGTGCGGAACTTGACCGTCGCCCTCAACGATGAGATCTTCGGACGGAGCGATTCGCCGTGGACGATGGCCGACCCGATCGCATCCCTGCGCTGGCTGGCGGCCCGGCTGGGGGAGCATGGACTCGGGCTCTCCCGCGGCCAGGTGATCCTGACCGGTTCGCCGTTGCCGTTGTATCCGGTCGGCCCGGGCGACCGGGTCGTCGTCGAGGCCCCGCCCCTCGCAAGATGCCGTGTTTCGGTGGATTCGTAA
- a CDS encoding carboxymuconolactone decarboxylase family protein: protein MGYDGRAVLGFLGDAHDTPLLTDREKHLLGLAVTMTRGCQVCTRNRIEKARATGIGDDVLNALVDVVAAVNAGVTAATAREGFRLADAPAAESTCGDLCAAEGGRS from the coding sequence ATGGGTTACGACGGCAGGGCGGTCCTGGGGTTCCTCGGCGACGCGCACGACACGCCGCTCCTCACCGACCGCGAGAAGCACCTCCTCGGGCTGGCCGTGACCATGACCCGGGGGTGCCAGGTCTGCACCCGGAACCGGATCGAGAAGGCGCGGGCGACGGGCATCGGCGACGACGTGCTCAACGCCCTGGTGGACGTCGTCGCCGCGGTCAACGCCGGCGTGACGGCCGCCACCGCGCGCGAGGGATTCCGGCTGGCCGACGCCCCCGCGGCCGAGTCGACGTGCGGCGATCTCTGCGCCGCCGAGGGGGGGCGCTCTTGA
- a CDS encoding thioesterase family protein, with product MRAGLKVGATGERRFVVETAHAIDFAEGGMPAILCTPWLVWFLEHAAREAVVPFLGEGESTVGSHIEVDHLAATPVGQAVACLARVVHVEGSRVSFQLEARDESEVIARGFHRLHVIDAGRLARRVDSKRRRS from the coding sequence ATGCGAGCCGGGCTGAAGGTGGGAGCGACGGGCGAGCGTCGCTTCGTCGTCGAGACGGCCCACGCGATCGACTTCGCCGAAGGGGGCATGCCGGCCATCCTCTGCACGCCGTGGCTCGTCTGGTTCCTCGAACACGCCGCCCGCGAGGCCGTCGTCCCGTTCCTCGGCGAGGGGGAAAGCACCGTCGGCTCGCACATCGAGGTCGACCACCTCGCCGCGACGCCCGTCGGCCAGGCCGTCGCCTGCCTCGCCCGGGTCGTCCACGTGGAGGGGAGCCGGGTCTCGTTCCAACTCGAAGCCCGGGACGAGTCGGAGGTGATCGCGCGCGGGTTCCACCGCCTGCACGTCATCGACGCGGGGCGGCTGGCCCGGCGGGTGGACTCGAAGCGACGCCGATCCTGA
- a CDS encoding ABC transporter ATP-binding protein has product MTIRAVDVRKAYGAKGALVEALRGVSIEVAGGERVALLGKSGSGKSTLLNLLGGLDRPSSGGLHVGGSDLHRLSGREMARFRSTTVGFVFQSFNLIASRTAVENVELPMVFTGRPRRERLAAARGALESVGLGARLDHRPDQLSGGESQRVAVARALVNRPRVVLADEPTGNLDSQTARQVMALILDHVREHAATLVLVTHDEELAAACTDRVVRLVDGRIASGALDRE; this is encoded by the coding sequence GTGACGATCCGGGCCGTCGACGTGCGGAAGGCGTACGGGGCCAAGGGCGCCCTGGTCGAGGCGTTGCGCGGGGTTTCGATCGAGGTCGCCGGCGGCGAACGGGTGGCCCTGCTGGGCAAGTCGGGGTCGGGGAAGTCGACGTTGTTGAACTTGCTGGGCGGGCTCGACCGGCCCAGTTCGGGCGGACTGCACGTCGGCGGGAGCGACCTCCACCGGCTCTCGGGGCGCGAGATGGCCCGGTTCCGCTCGACGACCGTAGGGTTCGTCTTCCAGTCGTTCAACCTGATCGCGTCGAGGACGGCCGTCGAGAACGTCGAACTGCCGATGGTCTTCACGGGCCGACCGCGGCGTGAACGGCTGGCCGCCGCCCGAGGGGCTCTGGAAAGCGTGGGGCTCGGGGCGCGGCTGGATCACCGGCCGGATCAGCTGAGCGGCGGCGAGAGCCAGCGGGTCGCCGTCGCACGGGCGCTGGTCAACCGCCCCCGAGTCGTCCTGGCCGACGAACCGACCGGCAACCTCGACAGCCAGACGGCCCGCCAGGTGATGGCCCTGATCCTCGACCACGTCCGGGAGCACGCGGCCACCCTCGTCCTCGTCACGCACGACGAGGAGTTGGCCGCGGCCTGCACGGATCGGGTCGTCCGGCTGGTCGACGGACGCATCGCATCCGGTGCGTTGGATCGGGAGTAG
- a CDS encoding ABC transporter permease, translating into MHWIDLLRLPLASLGHQKLRTCLTTMGVVFGAFVLAASLSIDEGVQRTIERESSKGDVARKVTVYPGWRSPENEKADEVKVDGRMAADRRERIRKVLADRARRGDSPRWQVALGPDRLETLSKIPHVRQMIPIVGGAVVATLGNRPEGASVSSGAGEDPEFRKRVVVGRPFESDDERSVLLSEMFAYRIGLIDDEDLVQVVGKPLRLEIRGREDGPSFDVSLADRSNAGGGRDEQSALRQLAWQLPGSLESFSLTGEEISALKKAVRPEPTRIDPSVVVDDFRVVGIFRDLTDEEQKEAWSQFPAHSDLVLPRRTAVELAFRDPGRREQGLDHAVLFVDDLKNVKQVVDAVEAMGLGSRSIVEFLDRERLTYLLVFGGMTCVAGVALLVASLGIANTMLMSVLERRREIGVMKAVGAANWQLQAVFVIEGALIGLTGGVLGLLLAWSISFPGDAWVRSMVHQDMKIHLTGSIFAFPGWIGATVVLCTVGVTIVAAFYPARRAAKVDPVAALRHD; encoded by the coding sequence TTGCACTGGATCGACCTGCTCCGACTGCCCCTGGCCTCGCTCGGCCATCAAAAGTTGCGCACCTGCCTGACGACCATGGGGGTCGTCTTCGGCGCGTTCGTGCTCGCCGCCAGCCTGTCGATCGACGAGGGCGTCCAGCGCACGATCGAGCGCGAGTCGAGCAAGGGGGACGTCGCGCGGAAGGTGACGGTCTATCCCGGGTGGCGGTCGCCGGAGAACGAGAAGGCGGACGAAGTGAAGGTCGACGGGCGGATGGCCGCCGATCGCCGCGAGCGTATCCGGAAGGTCCTTGCGGATCGCGCCCGACGGGGCGATTCGCCCCGTTGGCAGGTCGCCCTGGGCCCGGATCGACTGGAAACGCTCTCGAAGATCCCTCACGTCCGGCAGATGATCCCGATCGTCGGCGGCGCGGTCGTCGCGACCCTGGGCAACCGGCCCGAAGGCGCGAGCGTCTCGTCGGGCGCGGGGGAGGACCCCGAGTTCCGCAAGCGGGTCGTCGTCGGTCGGCCGTTCGAGTCGGACGACGAGCGCTCGGTCCTGCTCTCCGAGATGTTCGCCTACCGGATCGGACTGATCGACGACGAGGATCTCGTCCAGGTCGTCGGCAAGCCCCTGCGTCTCGAAATCCGAGGCCGGGAGGACGGTCCCAGCTTCGACGTCTCCCTGGCCGACCGGTCGAACGCCGGCGGCGGCCGGGACGAGCAGTCGGCCCTCAGGCAGCTCGCCTGGCAACTCCCGGGATCGCTCGAAAGCTTCAGCCTGACCGGCGAGGAGATCTCGGCCCTGAAAAAGGCGGTCCGGCCGGAGCCGACGAGGATCGACCCGAGCGTCGTCGTCGACGATTTCCGGGTCGTCGGGATCTTCCGCGATTTGACCGACGAGGAGCAGAAGGAAGCCTGGAGCCAGTTTCCGGCCCACTCGGACCTGGTCCTGCCGCGGCGGACCGCCGTCGAGCTGGCCTTTCGCGACCCGGGCCGTCGCGAGCAGGGGCTCGACCATGCCGTCCTCTTCGTCGACGACCTGAAGAACGTCAAGCAGGTCGTCGACGCGGTCGAGGCCATGGGCCTGGGGAGCCGGTCGATCGTCGAGTTTCTCGATCGCGAGCGGCTGACCTATCTGCTCGTATTCGGCGGGATGACCTGCGTGGCCGGGGTGGCCCTCCTCGTCGCATCCCTCGGCATCGCCAACACGATGCTGATGAGCGTGCTCGAACGGCGCCGCGAGATCGGCGTCATGAAGGCGGTAGGCGCGGCGAACTGGCAGCTCCAGGCCGTCTTCGTCATCGAGGGGGCCCTGATCGGCCTGACCGGCGGCGTACTCGGCCTGCTCCTGGCCTGGTCGATCTCATTCCCGGGCGACGCCTGGGTCCGCTCGATGGTCCATCAGGACATGAAGATCCACCTGACGGGCTCGATCTTCGCCTTCCCCGGCTGGATCGGCGCGACGGTCGTCCTCTGCACCGTCGGCGTGACGATCGTCGCGGCGTTCTACCCGGCCCGGCGGGCCGCGAAGGTGGACCCCGTCGCGGCGCTCCGGCATGACTGA
- a CDS encoding redoxin domain-containing protein, with translation MGVAGLFGVVALVGLTGAGDPAESPVAFRLQDHRGAWHTLDEARDRKVVVLAFLGAECPLAAAYAPRLAAAARDFEGRGVGFFGVDANQQDGPVAIGRFAEEHGLPFPILKDVGNTLADRLGAERTPEVFVLDGSRAVVYRGRIDDQYAIGVHRSSPTRRDLVDALEAVLAGRPVATPRTDAVGCRIGRTTKPAKDGKATYAREISRILQSRCVACHRQGEIAPFSLTDYRQAAGWSSMIAEVVDEGRMPPWHASPEHGEFANDARLSADEKRAVRDWVEAGSPEGDPADLPPPPRFVEGWQIPRPDLVLEMPREVEIPAEGSMPYQIVEIDPKLTKDAWVRASQVRPGNTAVVHHVVVFVLPPGVEKIDEAGGDFLAAYAPGMPPRMLPDGVAKRVPAGSRIALQLHYTPRGTKQVDRSRIGLVFADPTTVRKELMSGMALNLRLQIPPGARDYVSRADFRFARPSSLLSLLPHMHLRGKSMRFVAEYPDGRREVVLDVPRYEFDWQNLYVLDRPLPMPEGTILHTEARFDNSAENPNNPDPRRAVTFGEQTWDEMHVGYVNFALADQDLALGAPASKRLGDGRYEVTFRHSPAGPARSVALVGTFTDWKEHPRPMTGPDARGAYSTTVVLGPGSHEYKFLIDGETFREDPGNPESAGFFSNSLIRLP, from the coding sequence ATGGGCGTCGCCGGATTGTTCGGGGTCGTGGCGCTGGTCGGCCTGACCGGGGCGGGAGATCCGGCGGAGTCGCCCGTCGCCTTCCGGCTCCAGGACCACCGGGGAGCCTGGCATACGCTCGACGAGGCCCGCGACCGGAAGGTCGTCGTCCTGGCCTTCCTCGGGGCCGAGTGCCCCCTGGCCGCGGCGTACGCCCCGAGGCTGGCCGCGGCCGCCCGCGATTTCGAGGGGCGAGGCGTCGGCTTCTTCGGCGTCGACGCCAACCAGCAGGACGGGCCGGTCGCGATCGGCCGGTTCGCCGAGGAGCACGGCCTGCCGTTCCCGATCCTCAAGGACGTCGGCAACACCCTCGCCGATCGCCTCGGGGCCGAGCGGACGCCCGAGGTGTTCGTCCTGGACGGGTCGCGGGCCGTCGTCTACAGGGGGCGGATCGACGACCAGTACGCCATCGGCGTCCATCGATCGTCGCCCACCCGGCGCGATCTGGTCGACGCCCTCGAAGCGGTCCTGGCCGGGCGGCCGGTCGCGACGCCGAGGACGGACGCGGTCGGCTGCAGGATCGGCCGGACGACCAAGCCCGCGAAGGACGGCAAGGCGACGTACGCGAGAGAGATCTCCCGCATCCTGCAGTCGCGCTGCGTCGCCTGCCACCGGCAGGGCGAGATCGCCCCGTTCTCCTTGACGGACTACCGCCAGGCGGCCGGCTGGTCGAGCATGATCGCCGAGGTCGTCGACGAGGGCCGGATGCCCCCCTGGCACGCTTCGCCCGAGCACGGCGAGTTCGCCAACGACGCCCGGCTCTCGGCCGACGAGAAGAGGGCCGTCCGGGACTGGGTCGAGGCCGGATCGCCCGAGGGGGATCCGGCCGACCTCCCGCCGCCCCCCCGGTTCGTCGAGGGTTGGCAGATCCCGCGGCCCGACCTCGTCCTGGAGATGCCCCGCGAGGTCGAGATCCCGGCCGAGGGCTCGATGCCTTATCAGATCGTCGAGATCGACCCGAAGCTCACGAAAGACGCCTGGGTCCGGGCCTCGCAGGTCCGGCCGGGCAACACGGCCGTCGTCCATCATGTCGTCGTCTTCGTCCTGCCGCCCGGCGTCGAAAAGATCGACGAGGCCGGGGGCGACTTCCTCGCCGCCTACGCCCCCGGGATGCCCCCCCGCATGCTGCCCGACGGCGTGGCCAAGCGCGTCCCGGCCGGATCGAGGATCGCGCTCCAACTCCACTACACTCCTCGGGGGACCAAGCAAGTGGACCGGAGCCGGATCGGCCTCGTCTTCGCCGACCCGACGACGGTCCGCAAGGAGTTGATGTCGGGCATGGCGCTCAACCTGCGCCTCCAGATCCCGCCGGGTGCGCGCGACTACGTCTCGCGGGCCGACTTCCGGTTCGCGCGGCCCTCGTCGCTCCTCTCGCTCTTGCCGCACATGCACTTGAGGGGCAAGTCGATGAGGTTCGTCGCCGAGTATCCCGACGGCCGCCGCGAGGTCGTCCTCGACGTCCCCCGGTACGAGTTCGACTGGCAGAACCTCTACGTCCTCGACCGGCCCCTGCCGATGCCCGAGGGGACGATCCTCCACACCGAGGCCCGGTTCGACAACTCGGCCGAGAACCCGAACAACCCGGACCCGAGGCGGGCCGTCACCTTCGGCGAGCAGACGTGGGACGAGATGCACGTCGGCTACGTCAACTTCGCCCTCGCGGACCAGGACCTCGCCCTCGGCGCGCCCGCCTCGAAGCGACTGGGGGATGGCCGGTACGAGGTCACGTTCCGCCACAGCCCCGCCGGGCCGGCGAGGTCGGTCGCGCTGGTCGGCACGTTCACCGATTGGAAGGAACATCCTCGCCCCATGACCGGGCCCGACGCCCGAGGGGCCTACTCGACGACGGTCGTTCTCGGCCCCGGGTCGCACGAGTACAAGTTCCTCATCGACGGGGAGACCTTCCGCGAAGACCCGGGCAACCCCGAGTCGGCCGGCTTCTTCAGCAACAGCCTGATCCGCCTGCCCTGA
- a CDS encoding SCO family protein, protein MNHFGERLRFREAFLDGRALIVNMMFTVCKGTCPGASAALRGLREALGPVFGERLTIVSITLEPRDDSPAALQRCATIYGAGRRRPELCDWQFVTGRPASVERLRRSLGFYDLDPRIDADVTQHGELLLFGNSTSDRWSALPASLRPALLIETIRRVSGFTFEQRYGIRA, encoded by the coding sequence GTGAACCACTTCGGCGAACGCCTGCGGTTCCGCGAAGCGTTCCTCGACGGCCGGGCGCTGATCGTCAACATGATGTTCACGGTCTGCAAGGGGACGTGCCCCGGCGCCAGTGCCGCGCTCCGCGGGCTGCGGGAGGCGCTGGGCCCGGTCTTCGGCGAACGCCTGACGATCGTGTCCATCACGCTGGAGCCCCGCGACGACTCGCCGGCGGCGCTGCAGAGATGCGCGACGATCTACGGCGCCGGCCGGCGGCGGCCCGAGCTGTGCGACTGGCAGTTCGTCACCGGGCGCCCGGCCAGCGTCGAGCGGCTGCGGCGGAGCCTGGGCTTCTACGACCTGGACCCCCGCATCGACGCCGACGTGACCCAGCACGGCGAGCTGCTCCTGTTCGGCAACTCGACGAGCGACCGGTGGTCGGCCCTGCCGGCCTCGCTCCGCCCGGCGCTCCTGATCGAGACGATCCGCCGCGTGTCCGGCTTCACCTTCGAGCAACGCTACGGCATTCGGGCCTGA
- a CDS encoding multicopper oxidase domain-containing protein → MAKPFLRIGKDSWLWNRAAERKSLLIAMANRADVAVDFQKLAPDLKPGEEAVFYLVNTMPQADGRGPKIKLDDGGDPRVPPLPFDTVATPDGKVPASQVAELARPIGLMKIVVQGPPILAKDDATVEHGTVLNRHEPIHDDEIQAVREFFFHRGKGAWQINGRFYDPTIANATPTLGTAEEWVLRNGGGGWWHPIHIHLESHQIVGYVKDFAADAIVDLQAPPAPPRLANLVQVLGHMDEFDQFGLHDTQILGPNTVARIRMRFRTWNGPFVFHCHNLEHEDMRMMNNFEPVPRPDDPTHEWPRRSANVAPDARTQGRDVTYHPPGEVKGRRIATGVRRRPQDARPRRRGRPDPAPAPRAREAPLTPARPPIPPSRQRQAP, encoded by the coding sequence ATGGCCAAGCCGTTCCTGCGGATCGGTAAGGACTCGTGGCTCTGGAACCGAGCGGCCGAGCGCAAGAGCCTCCTGATCGCGATGGCCAACCGGGCCGACGTCGCCGTCGACTTCCAGAAGCTGGCGCCCGACCTGAAGCCGGGCGAGGAGGCCGTCTTCTATCTGGTCAACACGATGCCCCAGGCCGACGGCCGGGGGCCGAAGATCAAGCTGGACGACGGCGGCGACCCCCGCGTGCCGCCGCTGCCTTTCGACACCGTGGCCACGCCGGACGGCAAGGTTCCCGCCTCGCAGGTCGCTGAGCTGGCCCGGCCCATCGGCCTGATGAAGATCGTCGTACAGGGCCCGCCCATCTTGGCGAAGGACGACGCGACCGTCGAGCACGGGACGGTCCTGAACCGCCACGAGCCGATCCACGACGACGAGATCCAGGCCGTCCGCGAGTTCTTCTTCCATCGCGGCAAGGGGGCATGGCAGATCAACGGCCGCTTCTACGACCCCACGATCGCCAACGCGACGCCCACCCTGGGAACGGCCGAGGAATGGGTCCTGCGCAACGGCGGGGGCGGCTGGTGGCACCCGATCCACATCCACCTGGAGAGCCATCAGATCGTCGGCTACGTGAAGGATTTCGCCGCCGACGCGATTGTGGACTTGCAGGCCCCCCCTGCTCCCCCGCGGCTGGCGAACCTCGTGCAGGTGCTCGGCCATATGGACGAGTTCGACCAGTTCGGGCTGCACGATACGCAGATCCTCGGGCCGAACACGGTGGCCCGCATACGCATGCGTTTCCGCACCTGGAACGGCCCGTTCGTGTTCCACTGCCACAACCTGGAGCACGAGGACATGCGCATGATGAACAACTTCGAGCCCGTGCCCCGGCCCGACGACCCGACCCACGAATGGCCCCGCCGGTCCGCCAACGTCGCCCCCGACGCGCGGACGCAGGGCCGGGACGTGACGTATCACCCGCCCGGGGAGGTGAAGGGTCGGCGAATTGCCACGGGAGTACGCCGCCGTCCCCAGGACGCCCGTCCGCGACGCCGGGGACGACCAGATCCCGCCCCGGCCCCGCGAGCCCGCGAAGCCCCGCTGACGCCGGCCCGTCCACCGATCCCCCCATCGCGTCAGAGGCAGGCCCCATAA
- a CDS encoding multicopper oxidase domain-containing protein — MMPGPTLKMRLGQPVIVRFQNHLETEVSVRLHGAHSPSHSDGFPSSYVLQGKSRDYFYPNILPQMKVDKDAGLAAGADGTVHTGNDVPVKTTKACYIPDVGESQSTMWYHDRGMDRTGYNVSKGLAGLAPCFGEPELRLIYDRVLPGLGPDSCKDPERPCVVHDSTLDHLDHPGLHHRNPYDIPIVLQDKVIDPATGQISFDAVGHNGYLGDTLFLNGVACPYLNVWNRKYRFRFLDGSNARI; from the coding sequence ATGATGCCCGGCCCGACGCTCAAGATGAGGCTCGGCCAGCCCGTGATCGTCCGCTTCCAGAACCACCTGGAGACGGAGGTCTCCGTCCGCCTTCACGGGGCGCACAGCCCGTCGCACAGCGACGGCTTCCCGTCGTCCTACGTCCTCCAGGGAAAGTCGCGTGACTACTTCTACCCGAACATCCTGCCGCAGATGAAGGTCGACAAGGACGCCGGCCTGGCCGCCGGTGCAGACGGCACGGTGCACACCGGCAACGACGTGCCGGTCAAGACGACGAAGGCCTGTTACATCCCCGACGTCGGCGAGAGCCAGTCGACGATGTGGTACCACGACCGCGGCATGGACCGCACCGGCTATAACGTATCCAAGGGCCTCGCGGGGCTGGCCCCCTGCTTCGGCGAGCCGGAATTGAGGCTGATTTATGACAGGGTCCTGCCCGGCCTCGGCCCGGATTCGTGCAAGGATCCCGAGCGTCCTTGCGTCGTCCACGACTCGACGCTCGACCACCTCGACCACCCCGGCTTGCATCATCGCAATCCGTACGACATCCCAATCGTCCTCCAGGACAAGGTGATCGACCCGGCGACCGGACAGATTTCCTTCGACGCCGTCGGGCACAACGGCTACCTGGGCGACACGCTTTTCCTCAACGGCGTGGCGTGTCCCTATTTGAACGTCTGGAACCGGAAATACCGATTCCGCTTCCTGGACGGATCGAACGCGCGGATCTAG